A single Klebsiella variicola DNA region contains:
- the malK gene encoding maltose/maltodextrin ABC transporter ATP-binding protein MalK, with translation MASVQLRNVTKAWGDVVVSKDINLEIQDGEFVVFVGPSGCGKSTLLRMIAGLETVTSGDLFIGDTRMNDVPPAERGIGMVFQSYALYPHLSVAENMSFGLKLAGAKKEVINQRVTQVAEVLQLAHLLERKPKALSGGQRQRVAIGRTLVAEPSVFLLDEPLSNLDAALRVQMRIEISRLHKRLARTMIYVTHDQVEAMTLADKIVVLDAGRVAQVGKPLELYHYPADRFVAGFIGSPKMNFLPVKVTATAIDQVQVELPNRQQVWLPVDSANVQVGANMSLGIRPEHLLPSDIADVTLEGEVQVVEQLGHETQIHIQIPAIRQNLVYRQNDVVLVEEGATFAIGLPPERCHLFREDGTACRRLHKEPGV, from the coding sequence ATGGCGAGCGTACAGCTGCGAAATGTAACGAAAGCCTGGGGCGACGTGGTGGTATCTAAAGATATCAATCTCGAGATCCAGGATGGGGAGTTCGTCGTGTTTGTTGGACCGTCGGGCTGCGGCAAATCCACCCTGCTGCGTATGATTGCCGGACTGGAAACCGTCACCAGCGGCGATCTGTTTATTGGCGATACCCGGATGAACGACGTGCCGCCAGCCGAACGTGGCATCGGCATGGTATTCCAGTCATATGCGCTTTATCCCCATCTTTCCGTTGCCGAAAATATGTCTTTCGGCCTCAAGCTGGCCGGCGCGAAAAAAGAGGTTATTAACCAGCGTGTGACTCAGGTGGCTGAGGTCTTACAGCTGGCGCATCTCCTGGAGCGTAAACCGAAAGCGCTTTCCGGTGGTCAGCGCCAGCGTGTGGCGATCGGTCGTACGCTGGTGGCAGAGCCAAGCGTCTTCCTGCTGGATGAACCGCTCTCTAACCTGGATGCCGCCCTGCGCGTCCAGATGCGTATCGAGATCTCCCGTCTGCATAAGCGACTGGCCCGCACCATGATTTATGTCACCCACGATCAGGTGGAAGCGATGACCCTCGCCGACAAGATCGTGGTTCTGGACGCCGGCCGTGTGGCGCAGGTCGGGAAACCGCTGGAGCTCTATCACTATCCGGCTGACCGCTTCGTTGCTGGCTTTATCGGTTCGCCGAAGATGAACTTCCTGCCGGTCAAAGTCACGGCGACGGCTATCGATCAGGTGCAGGTAGAACTGCCGAACCGTCAGCAAGTCTGGCTGCCGGTGGACAGCGCCAACGTTCAGGTGGGCGCCAACATGTCCTTAGGTATCCGCCCGGAGCATTTACTGCCCAGCGATATCGCCGATGTGACCCTCGAAGGCGAGGTTCAGGTCGTCGAACAGCTCGGTCATGAAACGCAAATTCATATCCAGATCCCCGCCATCCGTCAGAACCTGGTTTACCGCCAGAACGACGTGGTGTTGGTAGAAGAAGGAGCCACATTCGCCATCGGTTTGCCGCCAGAACGTTGCCACTTATTCCGTGAGGATGGCACCGCTTGTCGTCGGCTGCATAAAGAGCCGGGCGTGTAA
- the malE gene encoding maltose/maltodextrin ABC transporter substrate-binding protein MalE, which produces MKIKTGARILALSALTTMMFSASALAKIEEGKLVIWINGDKGYNGLAEVGKKFEKDTGIKVSVEHPDKLEEKFPQVAATGDGPDIIFWAHDRFGGYAQSGLLAEITPDKAFQDKLYPFTWDAVRFNGKLIAYPVAVEALSLIYNKDLVPNPPKTWEEIPALDKALKAKGKSALMFNLQEPYFTWPLIAADGGYAFKFENGKYDVKNVGVDSAGAKAGLTFLVDLIKNKHMNADTDYSIAEAAFNKGETAMTINGPWAWSNIDKSKVNYGVALLPTFKGKPSKPFVGVLSAGINAASPNKELAKEFLENYLMTDQGLEAVNNDKPLGAVALKSFQEKLEKDPRIAATMANAQNGEIMPNIPQMSAFWYAVRTAVINAASGRQTVDAALKDAQSRITK; this is translated from the coding sequence ATGAAAATCAAAACTGGCGCTCGCATCCTCGCGCTGTCAGCACTGACCACGATGATGTTTTCCGCCTCTGCCCTCGCAAAAATTGAAGAAGGTAAGCTGGTTATCTGGATTAACGGCGACAAAGGCTATAACGGCCTCGCTGAAGTGGGTAAAAAGTTTGAAAAAGACACCGGCATTAAAGTTTCCGTAGAGCATCCGGACAAGCTGGAAGAGAAGTTCCCGCAGGTTGCGGCGACCGGCGACGGCCCGGACATCATCTTCTGGGCGCATGACCGTTTCGGCGGCTACGCGCAGTCCGGCCTGCTGGCTGAAATCACCCCGGACAAAGCGTTCCAGGACAAACTCTATCCCTTCACCTGGGATGCCGTGCGCTTTAACGGCAAACTGATCGCCTATCCGGTGGCGGTTGAAGCCCTGTCCCTGATTTATAACAAGGACCTGGTGCCGAACCCGCCGAAAACCTGGGAAGAGATCCCGGCGCTGGATAAAGCGCTGAAAGCGAAAGGTAAGAGCGCGCTGATGTTCAACCTGCAAGAACCGTACTTCACCTGGCCGCTGATCGCTGCCGACGGCGGGTACGCCTTCAAGTTTGAAAACGGCAAATATGACGTGAAAAACGTCGGCGTAGACAGCGCAGGCGCGAAAGCGGGTCTCACCTTCCTGGTTGACCTGATCAAGAACAAGCACATGAATGCCGACACGGATTACTCCATCGCGGAAGCCGCCTTCAACAAAGGCGAAACCGCCATGACCATCAACGGTCCGTGGGCGTGGTCTAACATTGATAAGAGCAAGGTTAATTACGGCGTCGCCCTGCTGCCGACCTTTAAAGGCAAACCATCGAAACCGTTCGTTGGCGTGCTGAGCGCCGGTATCAACGCCGCCAGCCCGAACAAAGAGCTGGCGAAAGAGTTCCTCGAAAACTACCTGATGACCGATCAGGGTCTGGAAGCGGTTAACAACGACAAACCGCTGGGTGCTGTCGCGCTGAAATCCTTCCAGGAGAAACTGGAAAAAGATCCGCGCATCGCCGCCACCATGGCGAACGCCCAGAATGGCGAAATCATGCCTAACATCCCGCAGATGTCTGCCTTCTGGTATGCCGTTCGTACCGCGGTAATCAACGCCGCCAGCGGTCGCCAGACGGTCGATGCTGCACTGAAGGATGCACAGAGCCGTATCACCAAGTAA
- the malF gene encoding maltose ABC transporter permease MalF — protein sequence MDAVKKKHWWQSPQLTWSVIGLLCLLVGYLVVLMYAQGEYLFAIMTLILSSVGLYIFANRKAYAWRYVYPGLAGMGLFVLFPLICTIAIAFTNYSSTNQLTFERAQQVLMDRSFQAGKAYNFTLIPAGDEWKLALTDGESGKNYLSDAFKFGGEQKLALKETDALPEGERVSLRVITQNRTALNQLTAVLPDDSKVIMSSLRQFSGTQPLYTLSEDGVLTNNQTHVKYRPNNDVGFYQAINADGSWGTEKLSPGYTVTIGWDNFTRVFQDEGIQKPFFAIFVWTVVFSVLTVILTVAVGMVLACLVQWEALKGKAIYRVLLILPYAVPSFISILIFKGLFNQSFGEINMMLSALFGIKPAWFSDPTTARTMIIIVNTWLGYPYMMILCMGLLKAIPDDLYEASAMDGAGPFQNFFKITLPLLIKPLTPLMIASFAFNFNNFVLIQLLTNGGPDRLGTTTPAGYTDLLVSYTYRIAFEGGGGQDFGLAAAIATLIFLLVGALAIVNLKATRMKFD from the coding sequence ATGGATGCCGTTAAAAAGAAACACTGGTGGCAAAGTCCGCAACTCACATGGTCTGTGATTGGCTTACTATGCCTGCTGGTGGGTTACCTTGTTGTTTTGATGTACGCCCAGGGGGAGTACCTGTTCGCCATCATGACGCTGATTTTAAGCTCAGTTGGCCTGTATATTTTCGCTAATCGCAAGGCTTATGCCTGGCGCTATGTCTATCCCGGCCTCGCCGGCATGGGTCTGTTCGTCCTGTTTCCGCTGATCTGTACCATTGCCATCGCCTTCACTAACTACAGCAGCACCAACCAGCTGACCTTTGAACGTGCGCAGCAGGTGCTGATGGATCGCTCTTTCCAGGCTGGCAAAGCCTATAACTTCACGCTGATCCCGGCGGGGGACGAGTGGAAACTGGCCCTGACCGACGGCGAGAGCGGTAAAAACTACCTTTCCGACGCTTTTAAATTCGGCGGTGAGCAGAAGCTGGCGTTAAAAGAAACCGATGCCCTGCCGGAAGGCGAGCGCGTCAGCCTGCGCGTCATTACCCAGAACCGCACCGCGCTGAACCAACTGACCGCGGTGCTGCCGGATGACAGCAAAGTGATCATGAGCTCGCTGCGTCAGTTCTCTGGCACTCAACCGCTGTATACGCTTAGCGAAGATGGGGTGCTGACCAACAATCAGACCCACGTTAAATACCGCCCGAACAATGACGTAGGCTTCTACCAGGCGATTAACGCCGACGGCAGCTGGGGCACTGAAAAGCTGAGCCCGGGCTACACCGTGACGATCGGCTGGGATAACTTCACTCGCGTCTTCCAGGACGAAGGTATCCAGAAACCGTTCTTCGCTATTTTCGTCTGGACCGTGGTGTTCTCGGTGCTGACGGTGATTTTGACCGTGGCCGTGGGAATGGTGCTGGCTTGTCTGGTGCAGTGGGAAGCGCTGAAAGGCAAAGCAATTTACCGCGTCCTGTTGATTCTGCCGTATGCCGTACCGTCGTTTATTTCGATTCTGATTTTCAAAGGGCTGTTCAACCAGAGCTTTGGTGAAATCAATATGATGCTCAGCGCGCTGTTCGGCATTAAGCCGGCCTGGTTTAGCGACCCGACCACCGCGCGTACCATGATCATCATCGTCAATACCTGGCTGGGCTATCCGTACATGATGATCCTGTGCATGGGGTTGCTGAAGGCGATTCCGGACGATCTGTACGAAGCGTCGGCGATGGATGGCGCCGGTCCGTTCCAGAACTTCTTTAAAATTACGCTGCCGCTGCTGATCAAACCGCTGACACCGCTGATGATCGCCAGCTTCGCCTTTAACTTTAACAACTTCGTGCTGATTCAGCTGTTGACCAACGGTGGTCCGGACCGTCTCGGCACCACCACCCCGGCCGGTTATACCGACCTGCTGGTGAGCTACACCTATCGCATCGCCTTTGAAGGCGGCGGCGGTCAGGACTTCGGCCTGGCGGCGGCTATCGCAACGCTTATCTTCCTGCTGGTTGGCGCGTTAGCGATTGTGAATCTGAAAGCCACGCGCATGAAGTTTGATTAA